In the Streptomyces sp. 3214.6 genome, GACGACCAGCTTGAACGCCGTGCCCCAGCGCACCCGTTCGGTCAGCACCGCGAAGATGAGACCGAGTGCGGTGGCGACCGTCGGCGCGAACACCACCCAGATGATGTTGTTCTTCAGGGCGGTGCGGATGCCGTCGTCGGTGAAGAGGGCCTTGTAGTTGTCGACGCCGGCGAAGCCGTCGCCGGACTGGTCGTAGAAACTGCGCACGAGCGAGTACCCGATCGGGTAGACCACGAGCGCGCCGAGCAGCACGAGGGCGGGCAGCAGGAACAGCGCTGCCACGGTCTTTCGGGTGCCGGTCACGCTCTTGCGCGAGCGAGGAGGGGCGGGGGCTCCGGGAGCCCCCGCCGCCGCGGGCGTCGCCATCGCCGGGTCAGTTCCCGTACGCCGTCGCCGCGTCCGACTCCAGTTTCGCCTGGGTGCCGGCCACGTTCGTCGGGTTCTTCAGGAAGTCCTGCAGGTCCTTCCACTCGCCCTTGCCGGGCGTGCCGCCGAACGCCTGCGGGGCCTGGTCGGACATGTCGAAGCGGAAGTCGTCGCCGGCCGCGATCAGCGCCTTGGCGATCGTCTGCTGCACCTCGTTCGGATACGCGGAGATGTCGACGCTCTTGTTCGGCGAGAGATAGCCGCCGAGCTTGGCCTGGATCTCCGCCGCGTCCGGCGAGGCCAGGAACGTGGCCAGCGCCTGTGCGCCCTTGGAGTCCTTCAGGATGACGGCCGCGTCGCCGCCGGAGACCACGGGCGCGGTGGCGCCGACCGTCGGGAAGGGGAACACCTTGGCGTCCGTGCCGACCTTCGACTTGGTGTCGGCGATGTTGACCTGCACGAAGTCACCCTCGTAGACCATGGCCGCCTTCGGCTGGTCGCCGCCGGTGAAGGTCTGGGTCACCGAGGCCGGGAACTCGGTCTGCAGCGCGCCCTTCGCGCCGCCCGCCACCCAGTCCTTCTTGCCCCAGATCTGGGCGAGCGTGGTCAGCGCCTCCTTCACGGAGGGGTCCGTCCACTTGATCTTGTGCTGGGCGAGCTGGTCGTACTTCTCCGGGCCCGCCTGGGAGAGGTAGACGTTCTCGAACCAGTCGGTGAGCGTCCAGCCGTCGGCGCCGCCGATCGAGAACGGCGTGACACCGGAGTCGTACACCGTCTGCGCGGTGGCCAGCAGGTCCTTCCACGTCTTGGGCTCGGCCGCCCCCGCGTTCTCGAAGACCTTGGCGTTGTACCAGACCAGCGACTTGTTCGCGGCCTTGTAGTAGACGCCGTACTGCTTGCCGCCCACCTTGCCGATGTCCTGCCAGCCCTGCGAGTAGTTCTTGGCGAGCTCCGCCTGGGCCTCGGCGCCCAGCGGTTTGGCCCAGCCCTTGTCGGCGGCCTGCTTGATGGCGCCGGGCTGCGGCAGCATCGCCACGTCCGGCGGTGCGCCGCCCGCGATCTTCGAGCCGAGGAAGTTGATGATCGGGTCCTGCGCGGGCACGAAGGTGATCTTCGCGCCGGTGCGCTTCTCGAACTCGGCCAGAACCTTCTTGAAGTTCGCCTGCTCGGTGCCGGTCCAGACGGCGGCCACCTCGAGCGTGGTGCCGTCGAGCTTGGGGAGGGTGAGAGTGCTGCCGGAGTCCTTCGTTCCGGTGCTGCTGTCGCTTCCGCTGCTCTTGTCGTCGTTGCTGCTGCACGCCGTGGCCGAGAGCGCGAGGGCTCCCGCCAGGAGCGTGGCGGCTGCTTTCACGGTCCTGCGTGTCCGGATGGTGTCGTCGCTGGTGCTGCGCATCACTGCCCCGTTCTTCGTTCCTCGTCGAACGTTGAGCGCTGTCCCGTGGGCACTGGTCTACGCCGGGTGTCATGCCTCGGCAAGAGCGCCCCCGCTGTCAAGCGGGGGATCGTGACCGCGTCGTGATCGGTGGGCGCTGCTCCTCACACGCCGGACGGGCTGAATTGGGCGAGTTGGCGTGCCGCCCGCTCCAGGGCGCTGGCCAGCAGGGCCAAGTCGGTGGGGCCGTTGCCCAGTTCTCGGACCGGTCTGCGGGTCGGGGGGTCGCCCATGCGGGGCCACTCCAGGGGGACCACCGTGGGGCGCAGCGTCGCCGTGCGGGGGATACGGCCCGTGACGCGGCCGCCCTGGAACGGGGTGAGGCGGCCGTCCGCGCTCTTGAGGCGGCCTCGGCCCGGCGCCGGTTCGTCCGTGCCTGAACCCGGCGGGTCGAGAGTGATCCGAACGGTGGACATGCGGGCCGGTTCCGACTCCGCCGTACGGCCTCCGGGCCCGGCCGCCGCCACCAGGTGCACGCCGAGCCGCTCGCCCTCGCGGGCCACCGCCTCCAGCGCGCGCATGACGGAGCCGGCGGCGGGCCGGCCCGGGGAGCCGAGAGCGGGGGCGACGAGGGCGTCCAGGTCGTCGACCACGACCACCAGACGGGGCAGCGGCGACACCGTCTCGGTACGTTGCCGGGCGGCCGCTCCCGGGCGCAGCCGGAGGGTGGTGCTGGGCGGGGCCTCCAGATCGGCGGCGCCCGATGCGGCGCCGGACGCGGCGTTGTTGCCCGGCCCGGTCCCCGGGGGCGGGGTGTTCGCGGTGCGCTGCGGGACGATGCGGCCGGAGACCGCGCGGTGCGTGTGCCACTCCGCGAAGTGGGAGCGGCCCAGCAGTTCGGCCCGCCGCTTCAGCTCGGCGCTCAGCGACTGCGCGAACTCCCGCATCCGTACCGGGTCGTTGGCGGTGAGGTGGGTGGTGACATGCGGGACGTCCGTACAGACCTGCAGGCCGTCGCCCGGGCCGCCGCTGCCCTTGCCGACGGTGTCGCGGCCGTCCAGCAGGATGACGCCCAGCCGGTCCGGGCGCTCGGCGGCGGCCAGCGAGGCGACGACCGCCCGCAGCAACTCCGTACGCCCGCTGCCGGTCGGGCCCTCGATCAGCAGATGGGGGCCCTCGGCGACCAGGTCCACCCCGACCGGCCCGCGCGGACCGGCGCCGAGCACGGCCCGGACCCGGCCGCCGAGCGCCTCGGAGTCGTCCGCCGCGTCCGCCCAGCGGGCCATCAGGGAGGCCGGCGTGGCCCGGGCGAGGCCCAACTCGTCCAGGAGACGCGCCGACTGGGGCAGCGGCGCCGACACACGCGTGTGTCGTTCGCCGCCACCACCCGAGCCGTCCGGGCGCAGCGGTGCGAGAGCCCGCGCGAAGCGTTCGGCCCAGGCCAGGGAGACCGCGTCCACCGCGCCGACCGTGCCGGCACCCACCGGGCCGGGCCGCTCCGTCTCCGCCCCGGCCCGCGCGACCCGCAGCAGCCGCAGGGCCGTCGCCACGTCCCCGCTGAGCAGCGCGACCGCCCCGCACGCGCGGAACGTGGGCGCCGCCGCGCAGGCCGCCTCGTACATCTGCGTCACCGGTGCGGCAGGGGAGGCCGCGGGCGTCTCCGCCAGGCAGACGACGTGGATCCCCGCGCGCGGACCGGCCACCGCGAGCCGGCTCACGGCTTCCCGCAGGTCGGCGCCGCCGGGGTCGCCGTCCACCACGAGCACCGTGTACGGGCCGGGGAAGCCGCCGTCCGTCGTGTCGTCGGCCACCGCCCAGGAGGGTCGGCGTTCGGTGCCGCGGGGCGTGGGTAGGTGCACCGGTGCCGTAGCGCTGTCCGTGACGCTCGGGCTGTCGGAGAGGTGGTCCTGAAGGCGGCGCAGGAGTTCGTCGGTGCGGGCCGTGGCCTGGTCGCGGTCGTAGGCGAGGAGGAGACGGCAGTCCTGGCCGTGCCCGGGCCGCAGTTGGGGCAGCCAGCCCAGCCAGGACCACTCGGCGACGCGCTCCTCCTCGGAACGCGCGCGGTCCGCGCTGATCAGGACGACTTCCAGGGCGTCGGGGGAGTGCAGCGCGGCGAGCTGGGCCAGCACCGCGCGTGCCAGCCCGGACAGCCGCGGGCGCGGCCCGGCCAGACCGAGCGCGCCGACCTCGCGCAGCCCCGCCGTCACCGGGACCGCGGGCAGCAGGCCCGAGCCGTCCGGCGCCGGCCGGTCGGCGGTGCCCAGCCGCACGGTGAGCGCCTCCGGGTGACCCGGTCCGCGCTCCCACAGCCGCGGGCCCGGGCCCAGCGCGGTCAGCAGCAGCGCCGCCGGGTCCGGCCAGGTCTCGGGTGCGGGCGGCGGGGCGGCGGCCGACGGCAGCGCCTCGATACCGGCCGGCTCGTCGTCATGCTCCCCCGGGGCGGCCGTCTCCTGGTCGCCCCCGCGGCCCCCGGCCAGCCGCCGAGCCCATGCGGAGAGCCCCCCGCGTCTGCGCACGCCCGGGGGCACGTCGGTGCCGCGCAGGGGGGTGCCTTTGCGGCGGGAGGCGCTCCGCGGGTCGGTGTCGGGGACGTCGTCAGGGCCGTCGTAGGGGGAGGCGGGGGAGGGGGGTGAAGCGGCAGACGGGTGCTGCGGGGTGTGGGAGGCGTGGGAAGCCGGGGAGGTGTGAGGCCCGCGGACGTCGTCGTCCGCCGTGGTGAACGAGCCGAGGCCGGAGCGGCCGCCGTGGGTCGCCGAGGCGTCCATGGCTGCGCCGCCCGCTGCGGGCGTGCCACTCGGGGGAACGGCTCCCTGCGGGGGCCGGCGTCCGGCGTCCGTCGTGCGCGCTGTGCCGTCGCCGTGCCGGCTCTCGATGCGCGGCGCCGTGCCCTGGTCCGGCACCAGCGGTGTCTCCCGGGAGCCGCGCGGGCGCTCGCCCCGGGCGTCGGCCGAGCCGCTCCAGTCCACCGTGCCGTAGGCGTGACCGGTCGGACCGGAAGGGCCCGCCCGGCCGACCGGGTCGCTCGTGGCCGACGCGCTGCCTCCTGTGGCCGGCGCGGTGCCGCCCGGCACGCGCGCGGGGGCCGGTCCCGTCGTGCCGGCCGGTTCGCTGCCGCCCGGCACACGCGTGTGGCGGGCCGCCGCCGCGTCCGTCCCCCCGCAGGGCACCCGGACATGCCCCTCCCCGTCCGGGGTCGTCGCCACCCGGGGGCCCGGGCCGCCGGGCGGGGCCAGGCGCAGGGCCGACTCGCCGATGCGGAGCAGGGCGCCGGGGGCGAGGCGGACGGGCCGGGACGGTACGCGCGTGCCGTCCAGGGTGGTGCCGTTGGTGGAGCCGAGGTCGGCGACCGTGAGCCGGCCGTCGGGCGAGAGCGTCACCGCGCAGTGCAGGCGCGAGACGTCCGGGTCGTCGAGAGGCACGTCGGCATCGGCGGAGCGGCCGACGCGGACCTGGCCGCCGTGCAGCAGATGGACCCCGCCCGCGTCGGGCCCCGCCACCACGTGCAGCCGGGCCGGGGCGTCGTCGACCTCGGGATGCGGTTCGGGGTCGGCCGGGGCGCCCAGGGACAGCACCGCGCCGTCGATCAGCGGGGGCTCGCCGAGCGTGCAGCGCTGTGCGTCGAGCCGCTCCACGCCCGCGTACAGCAAGACCGCGGCCGCGGACGAGGACGACGCGGCACCCTCCCCGGAGACCGCCGCGGCCAGCGCCGACGCCACCGCGGCCAGGGCGGTGCCGGCGGGCGCCGTGACCAGCACGTCGCAGCTCGCGGCCCGGCCCCGCGCCTCGGGGTGCGGGCCCTGCGGGTCTACGACGGTCAGCCGGATCTGCATCGCCGTCAGCGGTCCCTTCTGCACGGGCGCGGACTTCCCCCACCCCACACGAGCACAGCGGCCAGTACTGAAGGCATCCTCGCACCTGTCACTGACAACGTGCCCACCACCCGATGGCAAGTGATCTTGATTGGTCGGCTCTGCCCGCAAAAGTGCCTGACAAGTGCGGCGCCGATGATCAGTTGAGATCGGTCACGTCCGGCTCCGGCAACCAGGACGACCGAGTCACGCGTCTTTCCTTCGCACCCGGACGACAGCCCGGTGTCCGTACGGCGGCACTACAGTGGGTCGGAACACGGACAGACAGGTAAGCAAGCAGCAGGGAGCGCGTGACGTGCGGCCAGTCGGCAGCAAGTACCTGCTCGAGGAGCCGCTCGGACGCGGCGCCACGGGCACCGTCTGGCGAGCCCGCCAGCGCGAGACCGCGGGCGCCGAGGCGGCCGTGCCCGGCCAGCCCGGCGAGACCGTGGCGATCAAGGTCCTCAAGGAAGAGCTGGCCAACGACCCCGACGTCGTGATGCGCTTCCTGCGGGAGCGGTCCGTACTGCTGCGGCTGACCCACCCGAACATCGTCCAGGTCCGTGACCTGGTCGTCGAGGGCGATCTGCTGGCGCTGGTCATGGACCTCGTCGAGGGCCCCGACCTGCACCGCTATCTGCGCGAGAACGGCCCCTTCACCCCTGTCGCCGCCGCCCTGCTCACCGCCCAGGTCGCCGACGCGCTCGCCGCCAGTCACGCCGACGGCGTAGTGCACCGCGACCTGAAGCCGGCCAACGTCCTGCTGCGGCAGAACGGCGGGGAGATGCACCCCCTGCTCACCGACTTCGGCATCGCCCGCCTCGCCGACTCCCCGGGACTGACCCGCACCAGCGAGTTCGTCGGGACGCCCGCGTACGTCGCCCCCGAGTCCGCCGAGGGCCGCCCGCAGACCTCCGCCGTCGACATCTACGGCGCCGGCATCCTGCTGTACGAGCTGGTCACCGGCCGTCCGCCGTTCTCCGGCGGCTCCGCCCTCGAGGTCCTCCACCAGCATCTGAGCGCCGAGCCGCGCCGCCCCTCCACGGTCCCCGACCCGCTGTGGACGGTCATCGAGCGCTGTCTGCGCAAGAACCCCGACGACCGGCCGAGCGCCGAGAACCTCGCGCGCGGGCTGCGGATCGTCGCCGAGGGCATCGGGGTGCACGCGAACTCGATGCAGATCGCCGCCGCCGACGGCGTCGGCCATGTGCTCGCGCCCGACCCCTCGCCCGCGACCGTGCCCGGCGGCGCCTACGACCCGAACGCCGCGACCAGCGTCCTGCCGCACACGAACGGCCCGGCGGGCGCCGCCGACCCCACCGCCGTCCTGCCGCACACGGGCAGTCCGCAGGGCGCGGCCGACCCGACGGCCGTCCTGCCGCCGGTGCCGCCGCACCAGCAGGGGCAGCAGCCCGAGCAGCCGCACCCCTGGCAGTCCCAGATGCAGGGCGCCCGCGCCCGCAACGAGCAGACCCAGGTCCAGCAGTACCTCGACCCCGGCGAGGACCCGCTGCGCCGCCGCCCCCAGCGGCAGGTCAACCGTCAGCAGCCGCAGCAGCAGCCGTATCCCCCGCAGCAACCGCAGCAGCAGCGGCCTCCGCAGCGTCCGCACCAGCAGCAGCCCGGCTACGGGTACCAGGGGCAGCCGCAGCAGCAGTACGCGCCTCCGCAAGCCCAGCAGCCTCACCAGCAGCCCCAGCGGTACGCGCCGCCGCCCCAGCCCCAGCAGCCGCAGCAGCGGCCTGCACCCGAGCCCCGGCAGCCGCGCGAGCCGCGGCAGCGCAGCGCCAACCCGATGCGGATCCCCGGCCTGGGCTGTCTCAAGGGCTGCCTGTTCACGATCGTCATCCTGTTCGTGGCCGGCTGGCTGGTCTGGGAGTTCAGCCCGCTGCAGGGCTGGATCGGCACCGGCAAGAGCTACTGGCAGCTGGTCACCGGCTGGATCGACGACGTCACCGGGTGGATCGGCGACCTGGGCGGGAGCGGCTCGGGCGGCGGGAGCGGCTCGGGCGGCAGCGGGAACTGAGGCACCGGTGGCCGCCGGGGGACCCCGGTGGGCACCGGTTCGACGCCTGCCCTGACCGCGAGTTTGTGGACTTGTCGACATCTGACGGGTGATTTCCGTCTCCGCGGTGAAGGTTGGCTCTTCGGACGCGTACTTTGATGGGCAACACGCGTCTGTAGGAGCAGTCTTGGCACGGAAGATCGGCAGCCGGTACACCGCCCACCAGATCCTGGGACGGGGCAGCGCCGGCACGGTGTGGCTGGGCGAGGGACCGGAAGGCCCCGTCGCCGTCAAGCTGCTGCGCGAGGACCTCGCCTCCGACGAGGAGCTCGTGGGCCGCTTTGTGCAGGAGCGCACGGCACTGCTCGGTCTGGAACACCCCCACGTGGTGTCCGTACGGGACCTGGTGGTCGACGGCAACGACCTGGCGCTGGTCATGGACCTGGTCCGGGGCACCGACCTGCGCACCCGCCTCGAACGCGACCGGCGGCTCGCGCCCGAGGCCGCCGTGGCGATCGTCGCGGACGTCGCCGAGGGCCTGGCCGCCGCGCACGCCGCCGGGATCGTGCACCGCGACGTGAAGCCCGAGAACATCCTGCTCGACATGCAGGGCCCGCTCGGCCCCGGCGGCTCGCACCGCGCGCTGCTGACCGACTTCGGCGTCGCGAAACTCATCGACACCCCCAAGCGGACCCGCGCCACGAAGATCATCGGCACGCCGGACTACCTCGCCCCGGAGATCGTCGAGGGCCTCCCGCCGCGCGCCTCGGTCGACATCTACGCCCTGGCGACGGTGCTGTACGAGCTGCTCGCGGGCTTCACCCCGTTCGGCGGCGGGCACCCGGGCGCGGTGCTGCGCCGCCATGTCACCGAGTCCGTCGCCCCGCTGCCCGGCATCCCGGACGAGCTGTGGCAACTGCTCGTGCAGTGCCTGGCGAAGGCGCCGGCCTCCCGGCTGCGGGCGTCCGAGCTGGCCGCACGACTGCGGGAGCAGCTGCCGACGCTGGCGGGAATGCCCCCGCTGGACGTCGACTCGCCGGACACGGAGCAGGAGGACGGCGCCGAGCCGCACGAGACCGCGCCCACCGCGTCCGCCCCCGAGGCGCCCTCCGGGAAGGCCCGGCGGGGCTCGGTCCCGCTGGTGCCGGGCGCGAAGCCGGACTCCAACCGCGACACCCACACGTCGATGCGCGTCCCCGCGCCCGACGAGCTGGCGGGCGGGGCGCACGGGACGGCCCGGGTGCCGAGGGCGGCCGGCGCACCGCGCCCCGGCTCGGCACGGAACCGTTCCGCCACGCGTCGGCGCCGGATCACGCTGGGCGTGGCCGCGGCGGCGCTGGTCGCTGCCGCGGGGATCGGCACCTGGGCGGCCACCTCGGGCGACGACGCGGGGGCGACCCCGCAGGACACCAACAACTCGACCCCGGCGTCACCGTGACCTCCTCGTCTCCCGAATGCCGGACGGGCTGGGATGCCGGGTCCGTTACGCTGGAGGCGTGGCAGTCGTCGATGTATCCGAAGAGCTCAAGTCCCTCTCCTCGACCATGG is a window encoding:
- a CDS encoding ABC transporter substrate-binding protein, which produces MRSTSDDTIRTRRTVKAAATLLAGALALSATACSSNDDKSSGSDSSTGTKDSGSTLTLPKLDGTTLEVAAVWTGTEQANFKKVLAEFEKRTGAKITFVPAQDPIINFLGSKIAGGAPPDVAMLPQPGAIKQAADKGWAKPLGAEAQAELAKNYSQGWQDIGKVGGKQYGVYYKAANKSLVWYNAKVFENAGAAEPKTWKDLLATAQTVYDSGVTPFSIGGADGWTLTDWFENVYLSQAGPEKYDQLAQHKIKWTDPSVKEALTTLAQIWGKKDWVAGGAKGALQTEFPASVTQTFTGGDQPKAAMVYEGDFVQVNIADTKSKVGTDAKVFPFPTVGATAPVVSGGDAAVILKDSKGAQALATFLASPDAAEIQAKLGGYLSPNKSVDISAYPNEVQQTIAKALIAAGDDFRFDMSDQAPQAFGGTPGKGEWKDLQDFLKNPTNVAGTQAKLESDAATAYGN
- a CDS encoding FHA domain-containing protein produces the protein MQIRLTVVDPQGPHPEARGRAASCDVLVTAPAGTALAAVASALAAAVSGEGAASSSSAAAVLLYAGVERLDAQRCTLGEPPLIDGAVLSLGAPADPEPHPEVDDAPARLHVVAGPDAGGVHLLHGGQVRVGRSADADVPLDDPDVSRLHCAVTLSPDGRLTVADLGSTNGTTLDGTRVPSRPVRLAPGALLRIGESALRLAPPGGPGPRVATTPDGEGHVRVPCGGTDAAAARHTRVPGGSEPAGTTGPAPARVPGGTAPATGGSASATSDPVGRAGPSGPTGHAYGTVDWSGSADARGERPRGSRETPLVPDQGTAPRIESRHGDGTARTTDAGRRPPQGAVPPSGTPAAGGAAMDASATHGGRSGLGSFTTADDDVRGPHTSPASHASHTPQHPSAASPPSPASPYDGPDDVPDTDPRSASRRKGTPLRGTDVPPGVRRRGGLSAWARRLAGGRGGDQETAAPGEHDDEPAGIEALPSAAAPPPAPETWPDPAALLLTALGPGPRLWERGPGHPEALTVRLGTADRPAPDGSGLLPAVPVTAGLREVGALGLAGPRPRLSGLARAVLAQLAALHSPDALEVVLISADRARSEEERVAEWSWLGWLPQLRPGHGQDCRLLLAYDRDQATARTDELLRRLQDHLSDSPSVTDSATAPVHLPTPRGTERRPSWAVADDTTDGGFPGPYTVLVVDGDPGGADLREAVSRLAVAGPRAGIHVVCLAETPAASPAAPVTQMYEAACAAAPTFRACGAVALLSGDVATALRLLRVARAGAETERPGPVGAGTVGAVDAVSLAWAERFARALAPLRPDGSGGGGERHTRVSAPLPQSARLLDELGLARATPASLMARWADAADDSEALGGRVRAVLGAGPRGPVGVDLVAEGPHLLIEGPTGSGRTELLRAVVASLAAAERPDRLGVILLDGRDTVGKGSGGPGDGLQVCTDVPHVTTHLTANDPVRMREFAQSLSAELKRRAELLGRSHFAEWHTHRAVSGRIVPQRTANTPPPGTGPGNNAASGAASGAADLEAPPSTTLRLRPGAAARQRTETVSPLPRLVVVVDDLDALVAPALGSPGRPAAGSVMRALEAVAREGERLGVHLVAAAGPGGRTAESEPARMSTVRITLDPPGSGTDEPAPGRGRLKSADGRLTPFQGGRVTGRIPRTATLRPTVVPLEWPRMGDPPTRRPVRELGNGPTDLALLASALERAARQLAQFSPSGV
- a CDS encoding serine/threonine-protein kinase is translated as MRPVGSKYLLEEPLGRGATGTVWRARQRETAGAEAAVPGQPGETVAIKVLKEELANDPDVVMRFLRERSVLLRLTHPNIVQVRDLVVEGDLLALVMDLVEGPDLHRYLRENGPFTPVAAALLTAQVADALAASHADGVVHRDLKPANVLLRQNGGEMHPLLTDFGIARLADSPGLTRTSEFVGTPAYVAPESAEGRPQTSAVDIYGAGILLYELVTGRPPFSGGSALEVLHQHLSAEPRRPSTVPDPLWTVIERCLRKNPDDRPSAENLARGLRIVAEGIGVHANSMQIAAADGVGHVLAPDPSPATVPGGAYDPNAATSVLPHTNGPAGAADPTAVLPHTGSPQGAADPTAVLPPVPPHQQGQQPEQPHPWQSQMQGARARNEQTQVQQYLDPGEDPLRRRPQRQVNRQQPQQQPYPPQQPQQQRPPQRPHQQQPGYGYQGQPQQQYAPPQAQQPHQQPQRYAPPPQPQQPQQRPAPEPRQPREPRQRSANPMRIPGLGCLKGCLFTIVILFVAGWLVWEFSPLQGWIGTGKSYWQLVTGWIDDVTGWIGDLGGSGSGGGSGSGGSGN
- a CDS encoding serine/threonine-protein kinase, whose product is MARKIGSRYTAHQILGRGSAGTVWLGEGPEGPVAVKLLREDLASDEELVGRFVQERTALLGLEHPHVVSVRDLVVDGNDLALVMDLVRGTDLRTRLERDRRLAPEAAVAIVADVAEGLAAAHAAGIVHRDVKPENILLDMQGPLGPGGSHRALLTDFGVAKLIDTPKRTRATKIIGTPDYLAPEIVEGLPPRASVDIYALATVLYELLAGFTPFGGGHPGAVLRRHVTESVAPLPGIPDELWQLLVQCLAKAPASRLRASELAARLREQLPTLAGMPPLDVDSPDTEQEDGAEPHETAPTASAPEAPSGKARRGSVPLVPGAKPDSNRDTHTSMRVPAPDELAGGAHGTARVPRAAGAPRPGSARNRSATRRRRITLGVAAAALVAAAGIGTWAATSGDDAGATPQDTNNSTPASP